Proteins from a single region of Urocitellus parryii isolate mUroPar1 chromosome 4, mUroPar1.hap1, whole genome shotgun sequence:
- the Aldh3b2 gene encoding aldehyde dehydrogenase family 3 member B2 isoform X3, which yields MDPLEDTLRRLREAFGSGRTRPAEFRAAQLQGLGRFLKDNRQLLLDALAQDLGKSAFESDVSEFILCQNEVDLALRSLHTWMKDEPVATNLLTKLHSAFIRKEPFGLVLIVAPWNYPLNLTLVPLVGAIAAGNCVVLKPSEISKGTEKVLAEVLPRYLDQGSPNLGRIISQKHFKRLQGLLGCGRVAIGGQSDESELYIAPTVLVDVQETEPVMQEEIFGPILPLVTVRSLDEAIDFINRREKPLALYAFSNSSQVVNQVLEGTSSGNFGGNDGFIYMTLPSLPLGGVGHSGMGRYHGKFSFDTFSHHRACVLAPSGLEQLNGIRYPPYGHWSQKLIQWALDSQSCTLL from the exons ATGGACCCCCTCGAGGACACGCTGCGGCGGCTGCGGGAGGCCTTCGGCTCGGGGCGGACTCGGCCGGCAGAGTTCCGGGCGGCGCAGCTCCAGGGCCTGGGCCGCTTCCTGAAGGACAACAGGCAGCTGCTGCTGGACGCGCTGGCCCAGGACCTGGGCAAG TCGGCCTTCGAGTCGGACGTGTCGGAGTTCATCCTGTGCCAGAACGAGGTGGACCTGGCCCTCAGGAGCCTGCACACCTGGATGAAGGACGAGCCGGTCGCCACGAACTTG CTCACGAAGCTCCACTCGGCCTTCATCCGCAAGGAGCCCTTCGGCCTGGTGCTCATCGTCGCGCCCTGGAACTACCCGCTGAACCTGACGCTGGTGCCCCTGGTGGGGGCCATCGCTGCAG GGAACTGCGTGGTCCTGAAGCCATCGGAAATCAGCAAGGGCACCGAGAAGGTGCTGGCCGAGGTGCTGCCCCGGTACCTGGACCAG GGCTCCCCCAACCTGGGCCGCATCATCAGCCAGAAGCATTTCAAGCGGCTCCAGGGACTGCTGGGCTGTGGCCGGGTGGCCATCGGTGGCCAGAGCGACGAGAGCGAGCTCTACATCG CGCCCACTGTGCTGGTGGACGTGCAGGAGACGGAGCCCGTGATGCAGGAGGAGATCTTTGGGCCCATCCTGCCCCTGGTGACTGTGAGGAGCCTGGATGAAGCCATCGACTTCATCAACCGGCGGGAGAAGCCCCTGGCCCTTTACGCCTTCTCCAACAGCTCCCAG GTGGTGAACCAGGTCCTGGAGGGGACCAGCAGCGGCAACTTTGGTGGCAACGATGGCTTCATCTACATGACTCTGCCATCCCTGCCGCTGGGTGGAGTGG GCCACAGCGGGATGGGCAGGTACCACGGGAAGTTCTCCTTCGACACCTTCTCGCACCACCGCGCCTGCGTGCTGGCCCCCTCGGGCCTGGAGCAGCTCAACGGGATCCGCTACCCGCCCTACGGCCACTGGAGCCAGAAGCTGATACAGTGGGCCCTGGACTCGCAGAGCTGCACCCTCCTCTGA
- the Aldh3b2 gene encoding aldehyde dehydrogenase family 3 member B2 isoform X2 → MDPLEDTLRRLREAFGSGRTRPAEFRAAQLQGLGRFLKDNRQLLLDALAQDLGKLTKLHSAFIRKEPFGLVLIVAPWNYPLNLTLVPLVGAIAAGNCVVLKPSEISKGTEKVLAEVLPRYLDQSCFAVVLGGPEDTGQLLEHRFDHILFTGSPRVGKIVMAAAAKHLTPVTLELGGKNPCYVDDDCDPQTVANRVTWFRYFNAGQTCVAPDYVLCSPETRERLLPALQNAITRFYGDDPQGSPNLGRIISQKHFKRLQGLLGCGRVAIGGQSDESELYIAPTVLVDVQETEPVMQEEIFGPILPLVTVRSLDEAIDFINRREKPLALYAFSNSSQVVNQVLEGTSSGNFGGNDGFIYMTLPSLPLGGVGHSGMGRYHGKFSFDTFSHHRACVLAPSGLEQLNGIRYPPYGHWSQKLIQWALDSQSCTLL, encoded by the exons ATGGACCCCCTCGAGGACACGCTGCGGCGGCTGCGGGAGGCCTTCGGCTCGGGGCGGACTCGGCCGGCAGAGTTCCGGGCGGCGCAGCTCCAGGGCCTGGGCCGCTTCCTGAAGGACAACAGGCAGCTGCTGCTGGACGCGCTGGCCCAGGACCTGGGCAAG CTCACGAAGCTCCACTCGGCCTTCATCCGCAAGGAGCCCTTCGGCCTGGTGCTCATCGTCGCGCCCTGGAACTACCCGCTGAACCTGACGCTGGTGCCCCTGGTGGGGGCCATCGCTGCAG GGAACTGCGTGGTCCTGAAGCCATCGGAAATCAGCAAGGGCACCGAGAAGGTGCTGGCCGAGGTGCTGCCCCGGTACCTGGACCAG AGCTGCTTTGCCGTGGTGCTGGGCGGGCCCGAGGACACCGGGCAGCTGCTGGAGCACAGATTTGACCACATCTTGTTCACGG GGAGCCCCCGTGTGGGCAAGATCGTCATGGCCGCCGCTGCCAAGCACCTGACCCCCGTCACCCTGGAGCTGGGGGGCAAGAACCCGTGCTACGTGGACGACGACTGTGACCCCCAGACCGTGGCCAACCGCGTCACCTGGTTCCGGTACTTCAACGCCGGCCAGACCTGCGTGGCCCCGGATTACGTCCTGTGCAGCCCCGAGACGCGCGAGCGCCTGCTGCCCGCCCTGCAGAACGCCATCACCCGTTTCTATGGCGACGACCCCCAGGGCTCCCCCAACCTGGGCCGCATCATCAGCCAGAAGCATTTCAAGCGGCTCCAGGGACTGCTGGGCTGTGGCCGGGTGGCCATCGGTGGCCAGAGCGACGAGAGCGAGCTCTACATCG CGCCCACTGTGCTGGTGGACGTGCAGGAGACGGAGCCCGTGATGCAGGAGGAGATCTTTGGGCCCATCCTGCCCCTGGTGACTGTGAGGAGCCTGGATGAAGCCATCGACTTCATCAACCGGCGGGAGAAGCCCCTGGCCCTTTACGCCTTCTCCAACAGCTCCCAG GTGGTGAACCAGGTCCTGGAGGGGACCAGCAGCGGCAACTTTGGTGGCAACGATGGCTTCATCTACATGACTCTGCCATCCCTGCCGCTGGGTGGAGTGG GCCACAGCGGGATGGGCAGGTACCACGGGAAGTTCTCCTTCGACACCTTCTCGCACCACCGCGCCTGCGTGCTGGCCCCCTCGGGCCTGGAGCAGCTCAACGGGATCCGCTACCCGCCCTACGGCCACTGGAGCCAGAAGCTGATACAGTGGGCCCTGGACTCGCAGAGCTGCACCCTCCTCTGA
- the Aldh3b2 gene encoding aldehyde dehydrogenase family 3 member B2 isoform X1, translating to MKDEPVATNLLTKLHSAFIRKEPFGLVLIVAPWNYPLNLTLVPLVGAIAAGNCVVLKPSEISKGTEKVLAEVLPRYLDQSCFAVVLGGPEDTGQLLEHRFDHILFTGSPRVGKIVMAAAAKHLTPVTLELGGKNPCYVDDDCDPQTVANRVTWFRYFNAGQTCVAPDYVLCSPETRERLLPALQNAITRFYGDDPQGSPNLGRIISQKHFKRLQGLLGCGRVAIGGQSDESELYIAPTVLVDVQETEPVMQEEIFGPILPLVTVRSLDEAIDFINRREKPLALYAFSNSSQVVNQVLEGTSSGNFGGNDGFIYMTLPSLPLGGVGHSGMGRYHGKFSFDTFSHHRACVLAPSGLEQLNGIRYPPYGHWSQKLIQWALDSQSCTLL from the exons ATGAAGGACGAGCCGGTCGCCACGAACTTG CTCACGAAGCTCCACTCGGCCTTCATCCGCAAGGAGCCCTTCGGCCTGGTGCTCATCGTCGCGCCCTGGAACTACCCGCTGAACCTGACGCTGGTGCCCCTGGTGGGGGCCATCGCTGCAG GGAACTGCGTGGTCCTGAAGCCATCGGAAATCAGCAAGGGCACCGAGAAGGTGCTGGCCGAGGTGCTGCCCCGGTACCTGGACCAG AGCTGCTTTGCCGTGGTGCTGGGCGGGCCCGAGGACACCGGGCAGCTGCTGGAGCACAGATTTGACCACATCTTGTTCACGG GGAGCCCCCGTGTGGGCAAGATCGTCATGGCCGCCGCTGCCAAGCACCTGACCCCCGTCACCCTGGAGCTGGGGGGCAAGAACCCGTGCTACGTGGACGACGACTGTGACCCCCAGACCGTGGCCAACCGCGTCACCTGGTTCCGGTACTTCAACGCCGGCCAGACCTGCGTGGCCCCGGATTACGTCCTGTGCAGCCCCGAGACGCGCGAGCGCCTGCTGCCCGCCCTGCAGAACGCCATCACCCGTTTCTATGGCGACGACCCCCAGGGCTCCCCCAACCTGGGCCGCATCATCAGCCAGAAGCATTTCAAGCGGCTCCAGGGACTGCTGGGCTGTGGCCGGGTGGCCATCGGTGGCCAGAGCGACGAGAGCGAGCTCTACATCG CGCCCACTGTGCTGGTGGACGTGCAGGAGACGGAGCCCGTGATGCAGGAGGAGATCTTTGGGCCCATCCTGCCCCTGGTGACTGTGAGGAGCCTGGATGAAGCCATCGACTTCATCAACCGGCGGGAGAAGCCCCTGGCCCTTTACGCCTTCTCCAACAGCTCCCAG GTGGTGAACCAGGTCCTGGAGGGGACCAGCAGCGGCAACTTTGGTGGCAACGATGGCTTCATCTACATGACTCTGCCATCCCTGCCGCTGGGTGGAGTGG GCCACAGCGGGATGGGCAGGTACCACGGGAAGTTCTCCTTCGACACCTTCTCGCACCACCGCGCCTGCGTGCTGGCCCCCTCGGGCCTGGAGCAGCTCAACGGGATCCGCTACCCGCCCTACGGCCACTGGAGCCAGAAGCTGATACAGTGGGCCCTGGACTCGCAGAGCTGCACCCTCCTCTGA
- the Acy3 gene encoding N-acyl-aromatic-L-amino acid amidohydrolase (carboxylate-forming) isoform X2: MCSVPVPRAPLRRVAVTGGTHGNELSGIYLARHWLQDPGELRRPSFSATPVLANPGAAAACRRYVDCDLNRTFTDTLLASRATPNDPHELTRARELDQLLGPKASGSDRAFDFVLDLHNTTANMGTCLLVDGAHNTFALHLSHHLQLQFPEVPCQVLLTRPPQSARKSFSLDSVAKNGMTVELGPQPQGVLRADVFSRMRALVASALDFMELFNQGAAFPAFEMEVYRNLGGEDFPRTQDGDLAGMVHPQLQSSWHVTRTGTMSLCSQVHPSSRSSVVRKCCTRGTPLCTPCSSTRLPTMRSALPSSGPRSS; the protein is encoded by the exons ATGTGCTCCGTACCGGTGCCCCGGGCGCCCTTGCGCCGTGTGGCCGTGACCGGCGGCACCCATGGCAACGAGCTGTCTGGCATCTACCTGGCCCGGCACTGGCTGCAGGACCCCGGGGAGCTGCGGAGACCCAGCTTCTCTGCCACGCCCGTGCTGGCTAACCCGGGGGCTGCGGCCGCCTGCCGCCGCTATGTGGACTGTGACCTCAACCGCACCTTCACGGACACCTTACTCGC CTCCAGGGCCACTCCGAATGACCCGCACGAACTGACGAGAGCTCGGGAACTGGACCAGCTGCTGGGGCCCAAGGCCTCTGGCTCCGACCGGGCCTTCGACTTTGTCCTCGACCTGCACAACACCACCGCCAACATGGGCACCTGCCTCCTGGTGGATGGCGCCCACAACACCTTTGCCCTGCACCTGTCCCACCACCTACAG CTGCAGTTCCCCGAGGTGCCCTGCCAGGTGCTCCTGACCCGGCCACCGCAGTCGGCGAGGAAGAGCTTCAGCCTGGACTCTGTGGCCAAGAATGGAATGA CTGTGGAGCTGGGCCCGCAGCCCCAGGGCGTGCTGCGCGCTGACGTCTTCTCGAGGATGAGAGCCCTGGTGGCCTCCGCTCTGGACTTCATGGAGCTCTTCAACCAGG GCGCGGCCTTCCCCGCCTTCGAGATGGAAGTCTATAGAAACCTGGGCGGCGAGGACTTCCCGCGCACCCAGGACGGGGACCTGGCCGGCATGGTGCACCCGCAGCTGCAG AGCAGTTGGCATGTCACCAG GACAGGGACTATGAGCCTCTGCAGCCAGGTGCACCCATCTTCCAGAAGTTCAGTGGTGAGGAAGTGCTGTACGAGGGGGACTCCACTGTGTACCCCGTGTTCATCAACGAGGCTGCCTACTATGAGAAGCGCGTTGCCTTCCTCCGGACCGAGAAGCTCATGA
- the Acy3 gene encoding N-acyl-aromatic-L-amino acid amidohydrolase (carboxylate-forming) isoform X1, which translates to MCSVPVPRAPLRRVAVTGGTHGNELSGIYLARHWLQDPGELRRPSFSATPVLANPGAAAACRRYVDCDLNRTFTDTLLASRATPNDPHELTRARELDQLLGPKASGSDRAFDFVLDLHNTTANMGTCLLVDGAHNTFALHLSHHLQLQFPEVPCQVLLTRPPQSARKSFSLDSVAKNGMTVELGPQPQGVLRADVFSRMRALVASALDFMELFNQGAAFPAFEMEVYRNLGGEDFPRTQDGDLAGMVHPQLQDRDYEPLQPGAPIFQKFSGEEVLYEGDSTVYPVFINEAAYYEKRVAFLRTEKLMISVPPLPPLSPTPTKVL; encoded by the exons ATGTGCTCCGTACCGGTGCCCCGGGCGCCCTTGCGCCGTGTGGCCGTGACCGGCGGCACCCATGGCAACGAGCTGTCTGGCATCTACCTGGCCCGGCACTGGCTGCAGGACCCCGGGGAGCTGCGGAGACCCAGCTTCTCTGCCACGCCCGTGCTGGCTAACCCGGGGGCTGCGGCCGCCTGCCGCCGCTATGTGGACTGTGACCTCAACCGCACCTTCACGGACACCTTACTCGC CTCCAGGGCCACTCCGAATGACCCGCACGAACTGACGAGAGCTCGGGAACTGGACCAGCTGCTGGGGCCCAAGGCCTCTGGCTCCGACCGGGCCTTCGACTTTGTCCTCGACCTGCACAACACCACCGCCAACATGGGCACCTGCCTCCTGGTGGATGGCGCCCACAACACCTTTGCCCTGCACCTGTCCCACCACCTACAG CTGCAGTTCCCCGAGGTGCCCTGCCAGGTGCTCCTGACCCGGCCACCGCAGTCGGCGAGGAAGAGCTTCAGCCTGGACTCTGTGGCCAAGAATGGAATGA CTGTGGAGCTGGGCCCGCAGCCCCAGGGCGTGCTGCGCGCTGACGTCTTCTCGAGGATGAGAGCCCTGGTGGCCTCCGCTCTGGACTTCATGGAGCTCTTCAACCAGG GCGCGGCCTTCCCCGCCTTCGAGATGGAAGTCTATAGAAACCTGGGCGGCGAGGACTTCCCGCGCACCCAGGACGGGGACCTGGCCGGCATGGTGCACCCGCAGCTGCAG GACAGGGACTATGAGCCTCTGCAGCCAGGTGCACCCATCTTCCAGAAGTTCAGTGGTGAGGAAGTGCTGTACGAGGGGGACTCCACTGTGTACCCCGTGTTCATCAACGAGGCTGCCTACTATGAGAAGCGCGTTGCCTTCCTCCGGACCGAGAAGCTCATGATTTCTGTGCCCCCACTGCCACCGTTGTCACCCACCCCCACGAAGGTTCTCTAA
- the Tbx10 gene encoding T-box transcription factor TBX10, with translation MAAFLSAGLSVLAPSETYPLPGTSSSWEPRLGAPFPQGPGTSSSAEAHAVAEPTGQGPKNPRVSSVMVQLEMKPLWEEFNQLGTEMIVTKAGRRMFPTFQVKILGMDTLADYALLMDFIPLDDKRYRYAFHSSAWLVAGKADPATPGRVHFHPDSPAKGAQWMRQIVSFDKLKLTNNLLDDNGHIILNSMHRYQPRFHVVFVDPRKDSERYAQENFKSFVFTETQFTAVTAYQNHRITQLKIASNPFAKGFRESDPDSWPVAPGPLLSTPARSRSSLSPCLLAGATEQEKDPSKASASTSRTHVRLHHQLLPSPEALLAPATYRPLTYQGLYPGAPSHLGISRTRPAPYPLPNIRANGDQGTLTLPAGLGLLSPTTAHLGPGQDSQ, from the exons ATGGCAG CCTTCCTGTCTGCTGGCCTCAGCGTCCTTGCACCCTCGGAAACCTACCCGCTGCCAGGGACCAGCTCCAGTTGGGAGCCCCGCCTGGGGGCGCCGTTTCCACAGGGCCCTGGCACTAGCTCCTCTGCAGAGGCCCACGCCGTGGCTGAGCCCACTGGACAGGGACCCAAGAACCCGCGTGTGTCCAGCGTGATGGTTCAGCTGGAGATGAAACCCCTGTGGGAAGAATTCAACCAGCTGGGCACCGAGATGATTGTCACCAAGGCGGGCAG GAGGATGTTCCCCACCTTCCAGGTGAAGATCCTGGGCATGGACACATTGGCCGACTACGCCCTGCTCATGGACTTCATCCCGCTGGACGACAAGAGATACAG GTACGCCTTCCACAGCTCAGCCTGGCTGGTGGCGGGAAAGGCTGACCCGGCCACGCCTGGCCGCGTGCACTTCCATCCGGACTCACCAGCCAAGGGCGCCCAGTGGATGCGTCAGATCGTGTCCTTTGACAAGCTCAAGCTGACCAACAACCTGCTGGACGACAATGGCCAT ATCATCCTCAACTCCATGCACCGCTACCAGCCGCGATTCCACGTGGTCTTCGTGGACCCGCGGAAGGACAGCGAGCGCTACGCCCAGGAGAACTTCAAGTCCTTCGTGTTCACAGAGACCCAGTTCACGGCGGTGACGGCCTACCAGAACCACCGG ATCACCCAGCTGAAGATCGCCAGCAACCCTTTCGCCAAGGGCTTTCGAGAGAGTGACCCGGACTCCTG GCCTGTGGCCCCAGGGCCCCTGCTCAGTACCCCAGCCCGGAGTCGCAGCAGCCTCAGTCCCTGCCTGCTGGCAGGCGCCACAGAGCAGGAGAAAG ACCCCAGCAAAGCTTCAGCCTCCACCTCCAGGACCCATGTCCGGCTCCACCATCAGTTGCTGCCCTCTCCTGAAGCCCTGCTGGCCCCGGCCACCTATAGGCCCCTCACTTACCAGGGCCTGTACCCTGGAGCCCCAAGCCATCTTGGGATTTCAAGGACCCGACCAGCACCATACCCTCTCCCCAACATCCGGGCTAATGGAGATCAGGGCACCCTGACCCTcccagctgggctggggctgctgtCCCCAACCACTGCACACCTGGGACCTGGCCAGGACTCTCAGTGA
- the Nudt8 gene encoding mitochondrial coenzyme A diphosphatase NUDT8 isoform X1: MQPDCLSAEGERRCRQLLARTTARFRARPAAAAVLVPLCLVRGVPSLLYTLRSSRLTGRHQGDVRTQAPDSLCLFSFPGGKCDPADQDVVHTALRETQEELGLAVSQEHVWGILQPVHDTRKATVVPVLASVGPLDLQSLKPNPEEVDEVFVLPLAHLLQTQNQGYTHFCQDGHFRYTLPVFLHGPHRIWGLTAIVTDFTLQLLAPGAYQPRLISPELPRG; encoded by the exons ATGCAGCCTGACTGCCTGTCCGCGGAGGGCGAGCGGCGCTGCAGGCAGCTGCTGGCGAGGACCACTGCTCGGTTCCGCGCGCGGCCCGCGGCGGCCGCGGTGCTCGTCCCGCTGTGCCTTGTGCGCGGGGTCCCGTCGCTGCTCTACACGCTGCGCTCCAGTCGCCTGACAGGCCGGCACCAGGGGGACGTCAG AACACAAGCACCAGACTCCCTGTGCCTGTTCAGTTTCCCAGGCGGCAAGTGTGACCCTGCTGACCAGGATGTGGTACACACAGCCTTGCGGGAAACCCAGGAGGAACTGGGCCTGGCTGTGTCCCAGGAGCACGTGTGGGGCATCCTACAGCCTGTGCACGACACG AGAAAGGCCACAGTGGTGCCGGTGCTTGCCAGCGTGGGCCCACTGGACCTGCAGAGCCTCAAGCCCAACCCTGAGGAG GTAGATGAGGTGTTTGTGCTGCCCCTGGCACACCTGCTGCAGACACAGAATCAGGGCTATACCCACTTCTGCCAGGATGGCCACTTCCGTTACACACTGCCCGTCTTCCTCCACGGACCACACCGAATCTGGGGGCTTACAGCTATTGTCACCGATTTCACCCTGCAGCTGCTGGCCCCTGGCGCCTACCAGCCCCGCCTGATCAGCCCGGAGCTGCCCCGCGGCTGA
- the Nudt8 gene encoding mitochondrial coenzyme A diphosphatase NUDT8 isoform X2: MQPDCLSAEGERRCRQLLARTTARFRARPAAAAVLVPLCLVRGVPSLLYTLRSSRLTGRHQGDVSFPGGKCDPADQDVVHTALRETQEELGLAVSQEHVWGILQPVHDTRKATVVPVLASVGPLDLQSLKPNPEEVDEVFVLPLAHLLQTQNQGYTHFCQDGHFRYTLPVFLHGPHRIWGLTAIVTDFTLQLLAPGAYQPRLISPELPRG, encoded by the exons ATGCAGCCTGACTGCCTGTCCGCGGAGGGCGAGCGGCGCTGCAGGCAGCTGCTGGCGAGGACCACTGCTCGGTTCCGCGCGCGGCCCGCGGCGGCCGCGGTGCTCGTCCCGCTGTGCCTTGTGCGCGGGGTCCCGTCGCTGCTCTACACGCTGCGCTCCAGTCGCCTGACAGGCCGGCACCAGGGGGACGTCAG TTTCCCAGGCGGCAAGTGTGACCCTGCTGACCAGGATGTGGTACACACAGCCTTGCGGGAAACCCAGGAGGAACTGGGCCTGGCTGTGTCCCAGGAGCACGTGTGGGGCATCCTACAGCCTGTGCACGACACG AGAAAGGCCACAGTGGTGCCGGTGCTTGCCAGCGTGGGCCCACTGGACCTGCAGAGCCTCAAGCCCAACCCTGAGGAG GTAGATGAGGTGTTTGTGCTGCCCCTGGCACACCTGCTGCAGACACAGAATCAGGGCTATACCCACTTCTGCCAGGATGGCCACTTCCGTTACACACTGCCCGTCTTCCTCCACGGACCACACCGAATCTGGGGGCTTACAGCTATTGTCACCGATTTCACCCTGCAGCTGCTGGCCCCTGGCGCCTACCAGCCCCGCCTGATCAGCCCGGAGCTGCCCCGCGGCTGA